A single genomic interval of Candidatus Binataceae bacterium harbors:
- the ggt gene encoding gamma-glutamyltransferase has translation MPSLLLRSPKNPRHLACAAPLLVALLILPAPPAAAQAADSHHAMVAAEGDLAAQAGLDVLRHGGNAVDAAVAISLVLGVTNSGSCGIGGGGFMLIYHAHEHKIYALDYREVAPKAASSTMYIRDGKPDEQLARTGSLAVAVPGEVAGLDAALKRFGTMKFSALAAPAIKLARDGFPLSEHMARDVDFSADQTRQDASFRAAFFNSDGTPFKAGATVYAKNLATLMEKLGDDPVREFYHGSVANAIATYMKAHGGIVTADDLAAYRPVWRAPIHLGYRDYDLYTMPPPSSGGVVLEMLGMLAPGHLRAFGVDSPAYLVQLIEVMREGFTDRDQYADPAFVKVPIAQLLSPTHLAAARAAALRDHRPPQVSVAHDHGTSNFCVVDAAGNVVDVTTTVNTIFGAKLMVPELGLILNDEMDDFAIAPQTPNAYKLIQAQANAVAPGKRPLSSMSPLIALRGGRPALVAGGSGGPTIITGVAQIALDMLDFKMPAQTAVDLPRIHHQARPTTVFVEKSIGAPTIETLTRMGYQTKVVPELGAVNAIGIAPDALDGGYDRRKGGAALGY, from the coding sequence ATGCCCAGCCTGCTGCTCCGCTCTCCGAAGAATCCCCGACACCTGGCCTGCGCCGCGCCTTTGCTGGTCGCGCTCCTCATATTACCGGCGCCTCCCGCCGCCGCGCAGGCCGCCGATAGCCATCATGCGATGGTCGCGGCCGAGGGCGACCTCGCCGCGCAGGCCGGCCTCGACGTCCTGAGACACGGGGGCAACGCCGTCGATGCGGCGGTCGCCATCTCGTTGGTGCTGGGCGTGACGAACTCGGGCTCGTGCGGAATCGGCGGCGGCGGCTTCATGCTGATCTATCATGCGCACGAACACAAAATCTATGCGCTCGACTATCGCGAGGTGGCGCCCAAGGCGGCCAGCTCGACCATGTACATCCGCGACGGCAAGCCCGACGAACAACTCGCGCGCACGGGCTCGCTCGCCGTCGCTGTCCCGGGCGAAGTAGCCGGACTCGACGCCGCGCTCAAGCGCTTCGGCACGATGAAGTTTTCCGCTCTGGCAGCGCCCGCGATCAAGCTCGCGCGCGACGGCTTTCCGTTGAGCGAACACATGGCCCGCGACGTTGATTTTTCAGCCGATCAGACCCGGCAGGACGCGAGCTTTCGCGCGGCCTTCTTCAACTCCGACGGCACCCCGTTCAAGGCGGGCGCTACCGTCTATGCGAAAAATCTCGCAACCCTGATGGAAAAGCTCGGCGACGATCCGGTCCGCGAGTTTTACCACGGCAGCGTCGCCAACGCGATCGCAACCTATATGAAGGCCCACGGCGGGATCGTCACCGCCGACGATCTTGCCGCTTATCGTCCGGTCTGGCGCGCGCCGATTCATCTGGGCTATCGCGACTATGACCTCTATACGATGCCGCCGCCATCCTCGGGCGGCGTCGTGCTCGAGATGCTCGGGATGCTCGCGCCCGGTCATCTGCGCGCCTTCGGGGTGGACTCTCCCGCCTACCTGGTGCAGTTGATCGAGGTGATGCGCGAGGGCTTCACCGATCGCGACCAATACGCCGACCCGGCCTTCGTCAAAGTTCCGATCGCGCAACTGCTCTCGCCGACCCATCTGGCGGCGGCACGCGCCGCCGCCCTGCGCGATCACCGGCCGCCGCAGGTCAGCGTTGCGCATGATCACGGCACCTCGAATTTTTGCGTGGTCGATGCGGCCGGCAACGTCGTCGATGTGACGACGACGGTCAACACCATCTTTGGCGCAAAGCTCATGGTGCCCGAGCTCGGGCTGATCCTGAACGACGAGATGGACGATTTTGCGATCGCGCCGCAGACCCCCAACGCTTACAAGCTGATCCAGGCGCAAGCGAACGCGGTCGCCCCGGGCAAGCGTCCGCTCTCGAGCATGTCGCCGCTGATCGCGCTACGCGGCGGGCGCCCGGCGCTGGTCGCCGGCGGCTCGGGCGGTCCCACGATCATTACCGGGGTCGCGCAGATTGCCCTCGACATGCTGGATTTCAAAATGCCGGCGCAGACCGCAGTCGATCTCCCGCGCATCCACCATCAGGCGCGACCGACGACCGTCTTCGTCGAGAAGAGTATCGGGGCCCCGACCATCGAGACGCTAACCAGGATGGGCTATCAGACCAAAGTGGTGCCGGAGTTGGGCGCGGTGAACGCTATCGGGATCGCCCCTGACGCCCTCGACGGCGGCTATGACCGGCGCAAAGGCGGCGCGGCCCTCGGCTACTAA
- the ribD gene encoding bifunctional diaminohydroxyphosphoribosylaminopyrimidine deaminase/5-amino-6-(5-phosphoribosylamino)uracil reductase RibD gives MTARSKLPAVARDEHFMRAALAMAAPMLGRTAPNPAVGCVIVQGDRIVGHGATAPGGRPHAETQAIADAGPRARGATAFISLEPCAHQGQTPPCARALIEAGVARVVVGCRDPYPLVRGRGLAILRRAGISVTLGVLEDACLRLNQGFITRVTRGRPFTILKLATTLDGRIATASGDSRWISSAAARVIVHRWRGECDAVMVGAGTVIADNPRLTCRLPEGRDPARVIVDTQLRCDPVSRVFRQRSPAPTIIATTPQNLSRAAARYGKRVELIAVPPARDGIDVALLMRELAGRGWSRVLLEGGARLAGAALRAKVVDRVAFFVAPKLLGGGRSAVDGLTPRTMRDALHLINLSASQVGSDWLLEGDLIA, from the coding sequence GTGACCGCTCGGAGCAAACTCCCGGCCGTCGCGCGCGACGAGCACTTCATGCGCGCCGCCCTCGCGATGGCCGCGCCGATGCTCGGTCGCACCGCGCCCAACCCGGCTGTCGGCTGCGTCATCGTGCAAGGTGACAGGATCGTCGGGCATGGCGCCACGGCACCCGGCGGCCGTCCCCATGCCGAGACCCAGGCGATTGCCGACGCCGGCCCCCGCGCCCGCGGCGCGACCGCCTTCATCTCGCTCGAACCCTGCGCCCATCAGGGTCAAACGCCGCCCTGCGCCCGCGCCCTGATCGAGGCCGGCGTCGCGCGCGTCGTTGTTGGATGCCGCGATCCCTATCCCCTCGTGCGCGGCCGCGGCCTCGCGATTCTGCGGCGGGCCGGAATCAGCGTCACGCTTGGCGTGCTCGAAGACGCCTGCCTCCGGCTCAACCAAGGCTTCATCACGCGCGTGACGCGCGGCCGTCCGTTTACCATCCTCAAACTTGCCACCACGCTCGACGGCCGTATCGCCACCGCGAGCGGCGACTCGCGCTGGATCAGCTCGGCCGCGGCACGCGTGATCGTCCATCGCTGGCGCGGCGAATGTGACGCTGTAATGGTGGGTGCGGGAACCGTAATCGCCGACAATCCGCGCCTGACCTGCCGACTGCCGGAGGGTCGTGATCCCGCCCGCGTGATTGTCGATACGCAGCTGCGCTGCGATCCCGTATCGCGGGTTTTCCGCCAGCGTTCGCCCGCGCCGACGATCATCGCGACGACTCCGCAAAATCTGTCGCGCGCGGCTGCGCGCTATGGCAAGCGCGTCGAACTGATCGCCGTGCCGCCCGCGCGCGACGGTATCGACGTGGCGCTGCTGATGCGCGAACTGGCCGGCCGCGGATGGTCACGGGTGTTGCTCGAGGGCGGCGCACGGCTCGCCGGCGCGGCCCTGCGCGCCAAAGTTGTCGATCGGGTCGCCTTTTTTGTTGCACCGAAACTTCTCGGCGGCGGGCGCAGCGCCGTCGATGGGCTCACTCCGCGCACGATGCGCGATGCTCTACATCTTATTAATTTATCCGCCTCTCAGGTTGGTTCCGACTGGCTGCTCGAAGGCGACCTCATCGCCTAA
- the nrdR gene encoding transcriptional regulator NrdR → MRCPFCRHRGNRVVDSRMSGNGATIRRRRVCSGCERRFTTYERVEETPTMVVKKDNRREPYDRNKIVAGLTKACEKRPVSTETIAEISDRIEAAVAERGASEVPSTFIGAAVMNELHQIDQVAYVRFASVYRSFKDIEEFMHELEELIEHRKREPAETTPPPEKKRPATRSVAEPDERARGPRIQDDSPRTQKPGTTE, encoded by the coding sequence ATGCGCTGTCCTTTCTGCCGCCATCGCGGGAATCGTGTGGTCGATTCGCGCATGTCTGGCAACGGCGCGACGATTCGCCGCCGCCGCGTCTGCAGCGGCTGCGAGCGGCGCTTCACCACCTACGAGCGCGTCGAGGAGACGCCGACCATGGTGGTCAAGAAGGACAACCGCCGCGAGCCCTACGACCGCAACAAGATCGTCGCCGGCCTGACCAAGGCCTGCGAGAAGCGGCCGGTCTCGACCGAAACCATCGCCGAAATCAGCGATCGCATCGAAGCCGCCGTCGCCGAGCGCGGCGCCAGCGAGGTCCCCAGCACCTTCATCGGCGCCGCCGTGATGAACGAGCTGCACCAGATCGATCAGGTCGCCTACGTCCGTTTCGCTTCGGTCTATCGCTCGTTCAAAGACATCGAAGAGTTCATGCACGAACTCGAAGAGCTGATCGAACATCGCAAGCGCGAGCCGGCCGAGACCACGCCTCCGCCCGAGAAAAAACGGCCCGCCACGCGGAGCGTCGCGGAGCCGGACGAGCGCGCTCGCGGGCCGCGGATTCAGGATGATTCGCCCCGCACGCAGAAGCCCGGCACAACTGAGTGA
- the acpP gene encoding acyl carrier protein, with protein sequence MAAAEVEAKVREIISEQLGVAADEVTPEASFIEDLGADSLDIVELVMALEEEYGMEISDEDAEKIRTVKDVIGYIEAHKS encoded by the coding sequence ATGGCTGCTGCAGAGGTGGAAGCGAAGGTCCGTGAAATTATCAGCGAGCAACTTGGCGTCGCCGCCGACGAAGTTACGCCGGAGGCCTCGTTTATCGAAGATCTCGGCGCCGACTCGCTCGACATCGTTGAGCTCGTGATGGCGCTCGAGGAGGAATACGGGATGGAAATCTCGGATGAGGACGCCGAGAAAATCCGCACGGTCAAAGACGTCATCGGGTATATCGAGGCGCACAAGAGCTGA
- a CDS encoding tail fiber domain-containing protein — protein sequence MLAQTFSACAKKTGSLSKLTVGTVVCGKTSTSVTWNSSGPAGPAGAIGTTGPAGPMGAVGPQGPAGPNGAIGAQGPAGPAGPVGPAGAVGATGAAGPMGPVGAIGATGPAGPIGPMGPAGPVGATGANGPAGPAGPIGLTGATGPTGPTGPAGPVGASGAKGPAGPTGATGATGATGATGAEGPAGPAGSKDAWSLTGSAGTTAGLNFVGTTDDQPLELEANGGRVMRYEPAMSNAFEDVSPNLIGGDAGNMVEAGIQGATISGGGGLSGKDLIGPNLVQADFGTIGGGFHNLVSGPLATISGGESNVASADGASVLGGLTNVASGPYAIVAGGTENQADGFGSFAAGSEADAAFDGTFVWSDASKAVPFLPLGPNEFAARAAGGVRFVTAVDSFGNPTAGVHLSAGSSAWSTLSDRNAKANFKPVNSEEVVRELDAIPVLTWNYKTQNPLIRHIGPMAQDFYAAFKVGEDNRHITTLDSEGVALAAIQGLYAMVQEKDAQIAALRRDDARRDAQLTGLTRELQTQQVRLEVLEHNAAVGRIGVTPARAIAN from the coding sequence GTGCTGGCGCAAACTTTTAGCGCCTGCGCCAAGAAAACCGGCAGCCTGAGTAAGCTCACCGTCGGTACGGTGGTCTGTGGCAAAACTTCGACGTCTGTGACCTGGAATTCATCAGGGCCGGCCGGGCCTGCCGGTGCGATCGGTACGACCGGGCCGGCTGGGCCCATGGGGGCAGTCGGGCCGCAAGGACCGGCAGGGCCGAACGGGGCAATCGGCGCACAGGGACCAGCCGGTCCGGCGGGACCCGTCGGTCCGGCGGGTGCGGTCGGTGCGACTGGGGCGGCAGGACCGATGGGACCGGTGGGAGCAATTGGGGCGACCGGACCGGCTGGACCGATCGGACCCATGGGACCGGCAGGACCGGTGGGAGCAACCGGGGCGAATGGTCCGGCCGGGCCGGCTGGACCGATCGGGCTGACCGGAGCGACCGGACCCACAGGACCCACAGGACCGGCAGGACCGGTGGGAGCAAGCGGGGCAAAGGGGCCGGCTGGGCCGACCGGAGCAACCGGAGCAACCGGCGCAACCGGCGCAACTGGCGCGGAAGGACCGGCGGGTCCCGCGGGTTCCAAGGATGCGTGGTCATTGACGGGCAGCGCAGGCACGACCGCGGGGCTCAACTTCGTCGGCACGACTGACGATCAACCTCTCGAGCTTGAGGCTAACGGCGGACGCGTGATGCGCTATGAGCCGGCGATGAGCAACGCGTTCGAAGACGTCAGCCCGAACCTTATCGGCGGCGACGCCGGCAATATGGTCGAAGCAGGAATCCAAGGTGCGACGATCAGTGGCGGCGGTGGACTTAGTGGCAAGGATCTGATTGGTCCTAACCTTGTGCAAGCTGATTTCGGCACGATCGGCGGCGGCTTTCATAACCTCGTATCAGGCCCGCTTGCTACTATCAGCGGTGGCGAGAGTAATGTGGCGTCCGCAGACGGGGCCAGCGTCCTCGGCGGTTTGACGAATGTGGCGAGCGGCCCCTACGCGATTGTCGCAGGTGGTACGGAGAATCAGGCGGACGGTTTCGGAAGCTTCGCCGCGGGCAGCGAGGCCGACGCCGCCTTCGACGGCACTTTCGTCTGGAGTGACGCGAGCAAGGCGGTACCCTTCCTGCCCTTGGGCCCTAACGAGTTCGCGGCGCGCGCGGCTGGAGGGGTGCGCTTCGTCACCGCGGTCGACAGCTTCGGCAATCCGACCGCCGGGGTGCATCTGTCGGCGGGCAGCAGTGCGTGGTCAACGCTCAGTGATCGCAACGCGAAGGCGAACTTCAAGCCGGTCAATAGTGAAGAAGTGGTGCGCGAGCTGGATGCAATTCCGGTTTTGACTTGGAACTACAAGACGCAAAATCCGTTAATCCGTCATATCGGGCCGATGGCGCAGGATTTTTATGCGGCCTTCAAAGTCGGCGAGGATAATCGGCATATCACGACGCTGGATTCCGAGGGCGTCGCGCTGGCGGCGATCCAGGGGCTGTATGCGATGGTTCAGGAGAAGGACGCGCAGATCGCGGCACTGCGTCGGGATGATGCGCGGCGCGACGCGCAACTCACGGGCCTCACGCGGGAGTTGCAGACCCAGCAGGTACGGCTCGAGGTGCTCGAGCACAATGCGGCAGTGGGACGAATCGGCGTAACGCCCGCCCGCGCGATCGCGAATTAA
- a CDS encoding LLM class flavin-dependent oxidoreductase has protein sequence MSGIKIGIGFGQWQYGLPEPELLCRYAETAEAVGLDSIWLSDHIVTRNPTLDIACMFAMIAARTKRMKMGPSVLTLPARNPVHVAKTYATLDYLSNGRMVMAVGSGSDLRDLAASGVPVEERGKRLDEGIAILRRLWTESHVTHRGAFYQFDDVTLEPKPRKGALDIWIGGKSDAILKRVARLGDGWFPALTTPAEFKHDMAKLIAFGEERGRKVNPREAGVLLLTHVCEDRDAGWQTVAPFLRNLPMRQEDLAERCLIGPASEIIEKLGAFVEAGCTKFVLRPSCPPTEVLGQIDLYGRQILPRFV, from the coding sequence ATGAGCGGGATCAAGATCGGGATTGGCTTCGGTCAATGGCAATATGGCCTGCCCGAGCCGGAGCTGTTGTGCCGCTACGCCGAGACGGCCGAGGCCGTCGGCCTCGATTCCATCTGGCTTTCCGACCATATCGTGACGCGCAATCCGACCCTGGATATTGCGTGTATGTTTGCGATGATCGCGGCGCGCACGAAGCGGATGAAGATGGGACCGAGCGTGCTGACCCTGCCCGCCCGCAATCCGGTACACGTGGCGAAGACCTATGCGACGCTCGATTATCTCTCCAATGGCCGGATGGTGATGGCGGTCGGCAGCGGCAGCGATTTGCGCGACCTCGCGGCGAGCGGCGTGCCGGTGGAGGAGCGCGGCAAGCGGCTCGACGAGGGTATCGCGATCTTGCGCAGGCTGTGGACGGAATCCCACGTCACGCATCGTGGAGCGTTCTACCAGTTCGACGACGTGACCCTCGAGCCCAAGCCGCGCAAGGGCGCGCTCGACATCTGGATCGGCGGCAAGAGCGACGCGATTCTCAAGCGGGTCGCGCGCTTGGGTGACGGCTGGTTTCCGGCGCTTACCACGCCGGCTGAATTCAAGCATGACATGGCCAAGCTGATTGCGTTTGGCGAAGAGCGCGGACGCAAGGTGAATCCGCGCGAGGCCGGGGTCCTGCTGCTCACGCACGTCTGCGAAGATCGTGACGCCGGATGGCAGACGGTCGCGCCATTCCTGCGCAACCTGCCGATGCGCCAGGAGGACCTCGCGGAGCGTTGCCTGATCGGTCCCGCCAGTGAAATCATTGAAAAACTTGGCGCTTTTGTCGAGGCCGGTTGTACGAAGTTCGTTCTGCGGCCATCCTGTCCACCGACCGAGGTTCTCGGACAAATCGATCTTTACGGTAGGCAAATTCTTCCCCGTTTCGTTTAA
- a CDS encoding M20/M25/M40 family metallo-hydrolase, with product MNDQTLAWCRRLIGCRSVTHEGTRTIAELCARELLAPAGIEARLIPSKDEGETQVNLLAMIPGADPAAAPLMLNTHLDTVPPGNPELWTECGGDPFAAIIKADRVYGLGAADTKLDFVAKVMALIGAKPRRQTWLVATFGEEHGLVGAKELATAGLLPRGALAFVGEPSRLEVVTAHKGLMVFELRVGFRPDSPPRSAAKMQRLLFAGRAAHSSTPALGRNAILLALDALAVRPELSVASISGGDAVNKVPARCEVLLQGAAPGGIPDTQTIAIDESLSALLPHAALATLASFAAALQQFADQAGPPEPDYASPTLTCNPGVIRSTSNSLTLDFELRPPPSLDLDRVREGVARIVTRLRDDAPGLELDLRERRANPGFRGALDSETVELALGALARAGLPLRTTVKAGCTEAGIYAAAGLKPVVFGPGPSTGVIHAPNEYNFLADVEGAIKFYRELLRS from the coding sequence ATGAACGACCAAACGCTCGCATGGTGCCGACGGCTAATCGGATGCCGCAGCGTAACCCACGAGGGCACGCGCACGATCGCCGAGCTATGCGCCCGCGAGCTGCTCGCGCCGGCCGGGATCGAAGCGCGGCTCATTCCCTCAAAGGACGAGGGCGAGACGCAGGTCAACCTGCTCGCGATGATCCCGGGCGCCGATCCCGCCGCAGCGCCGCTGATGTTGAATACCCATCTCGATACGGTGCCGCCCGGAAATCCCGAGCTCTGGACCGAGTGTGGCGGCGATCCGTTTGCCGCGATCATAAAGGCCGATCGCGTCTACGGGCTCGGCGCCGCCGATACCAAACTGGATTTCGTCGCGAAGGTGATGGCGCTGATTGGTGCGAAGCCGCGGCGTCAGACCTGGCTGGTCGCGACCTTCGGCGAGGAGCACGGCCTGGTCGGAGCGAAGGAGCTCGCCACGGCGGGATTATTGCCGCGCGGCGCACTCGCCTTCGTCGGCGAGCCGTCCCGTCTCGAAGTGGTAACCGCACACAAAGGCCTGATGGTCTTCGAGTTGCGCGTGGGTTTCCGGCCCGATTCGCCGCCACGTTCGGCTGCCAAGATGCAACGGCTGCTCTTCGCCGGGCGTGCCGCGCACTCGAGCACCCCGGCGCTCGGCCGTAACGCGATCCTGCTCGCGCTCGACGCCCTCGCGGTACGACCGGAGTTAAGCGTCGCCTCGATCAGCGGCGGCGACGCCGTGAACAAAGTTCCCGCGCGCTGCGAGGTCCTCCTGCAAGGCGCCGCGCCAGGGGGGATTCCCGATACGCAAACCATCGCCATCGACGAAAGCTTATCCGCATTGCTTCCCCACGCGGCGCTAGCAACTCTCGCCAGCTTCGCTGCGGCACTCCAACAGTTCGCCGATCAGGCCGGCCCGCCCGAACCCGACTACGCGTCGCCAACCCTGACCTGCAATCCGGGCGTGATCCGCTCGACCTCCAATTCCCTCACCCTCGACTTCGAATTGCGCCCGCCACCGTCACTGGATCTCGACCGCGTGCGCGAGGGCGTCGCGCGGATCGTCACCCGCCTACGCGACGACGCGCCCGGCCTTGAACTCGACCTGCGCGAACGTCGCGCCAACCCGGGCTTTCGCGGCGCGCTTGACAGCGAAACCGTAGAGCTCGCCTTGGGCGCACTCGCGCGCGCTGGCTTGCCGCTGCGCACCACCGTCAAGGCCGGATGCACTGAGGCGGGTATCTACGCCGCCGCCGGCCTTAAGCCTGTCGTCTTCGGTCCGGGGCCGTCGACCGGGGTGATTCACGCACCGAACGAATACAACTTCCTCGCCGATGTCGAGGGGGCGATAAAATTCTATCGCGAACTCTTGCGGTCGTGA
- a CDS encoding VOC family protein translates to MQLSAYLGFKGECATAFKFYERCFGGKLELMLTYGESPMADQVTPASREQIIHARLRVGNTLLMGSDAPPDHYQQPKGLYVSVGVDTVADAERIFGELAEKGGVQMPMTKTFFAERFGMVTDRFGIAWMVNCEPAA, encoded by the coding sequence GTGCAATTGAGTGCTTATCTGGGATTCAAGGGCGAATGCGCAACCGCATTCAAGTTTTACGAGCGCTGTTTCGGCGGAAAACTCGAACTGATGCTGACCTACGGCGAATCGCCGATGGCCGATCAGGTGACACCAGCATCGCGCGAGCAGATCATCCATGCCCGTCTGCGGGTAGGCAACACGCTCCTCATGGGCTCGGACGCCCCGCCCGATCACTACCAGCAACCAAAGGGTCTCTATGTTTCGGTCGGTGTCGATACCGTTGCCGACGCGGAGCGGATATTCGGCGAGTTGGCGGAGAAAGGGGGCGTGCAGATGCCGATGACGAAGACTTTCTTTGCCGAGCGCTTCGGTATGGTGACTGATCGCTTCGGCATCGCCTGGATGGTCAACTGCGAGCCTGCCGCCTGA
- a CDS encoding thioredoxin family protein yields the protein MNHNPIVSREEWLAARQQLLANEKELTRMRDKVSAQRRALPWIKVEKSYVFDGPDGKITLAELFDGRSQLFVKHFMMGPGAAHQCVGCSLEVDHLDGILEHLQNHDVTYAAVARAPISEIETVRKRMGWRFPWVSSYHSDFNYDFNVSFTAEQIASGHALYNFQPAPEWAAGLEDLSGDSIFYKDETGEIFHTYSTYGRGGEQFLGIYGYLDVMPKGRNEAGPYHSLGDWARPRNMYGKGGIVEGNGRYHAPPCGCSIHK from the coding sequence ATGAATCACAACCCAATCGTGTCACGCGAGGAGTGGCTCGCCGCACGTCAGCAGCTTCTGGCTAATGAGAAGGAGTTGACGCGGATGCGCGACAAGGTCAGTGCGCAGCGCCGCGCGCTGCCGTGGATCAAGGTCGAGAAGTCATACGTCTTTGACGGTCCCGACGGCAAGATTACGCTCGCCGAACTATTCGACGGCCGCAGTCAGCTTTTCGTTAAGCATTTCATGATGGGACCGGGTGCTGCGCACCAATGCGTCGGCTGCTCGCTCGAGGTTGACCACCTCGATGGCATACTCGAGCATCTTCAAAATCATGACGTAACCTATGCGGCGGTGGCGCGTGCGCCGATCTCGGAGATCGAAACTGTTCGCAAACGGATGGGTTGGCGCTTCCCTTGGGTTTCCTCCTATCACAGCGACTTCAATTACGATTTCAACGTCTCCTTTACCGCCGAGCAAATTGCTTCCGGCCACGCACTTTACAACTTTCAGCCGGCCCCGGAATGGGCCGCCGGATTGGAAGATCTCTCCGGGGATAGCATTTTCTACAAGGACGAAACAGGCGAGATCTTCCATACCTATTCGACGTATGGCCGCGGCGGCGAGCAGTTTCTCGGCATCTACGGGTATCTCGACGTGATGCCGAAGGGGCGCAATGAGGCTGGGCCATATCACTCGCTGGGCGACTGGGCTCGACCCCGGAACATGTACGGCAAGGGTGGAATCGTCGAAGGGAACGGCCGTTATCACGCGCCGCCCTGTGGATGTTCGATTCACAAGTGA
- a CDS encoding GyrI-like domain-containing protein produces the protein MGSKLKQFETPRIENVGPILIVGLRERFTASTMNTVPMQWERFASHLGKIPSQVGRTTYGLCFNMFGSAPIEYLAGVEVSGFADVTADLTRATIPAQRCAIFHHRAHVSQVHITVDTILREWLPSSGYQLAHAAPDAPDFFERYGEEFNPSTGTGGIEVWMPLSA, from the coding sequence GTGGGCAGCAAACTTAAACAATTTGAAACGCCGCGCATCGAAAACGTGGGACCAATACTCATTGTCGGATTGCGTGAACGCTTCACTGCATCGACGATGAACACAGTTCCGATGCAGTGGGAGCGTTTCGCGTCGCATCTCGGTAAGATCCCCAGCCAGGTGGGTCGCACGACCTATGGTCTATGCTTCAACATGTTTGGCAGTGCGCCGATCGAGTACCTCGCGGGTGTCGAGGTTTCCGGCTTCGCCGACGTAACGGCTGATCTCACCCGAGCGACGATTCCGGCGCAGCGCTGCGCGATCTTTCATCATCGAGCACATGTGTCTCAGGTGCACATTACTGTCGATACCATCTTGCGTGAGTGGCTACCCAGCTCAGGCTATCAACTTGCTCACGCGGCTCCCGATGCACCCGACTTCTTCGAACGCTATGGCGAGGAGTTCAATCCCTCAACCGGAACCGGCGGAATCGAGGTCTGGATGCCGCTCTCGGCATAA
- a CDS encoding SRPBCC domain-containing protein produces the protein MGASSAAIEISERELVLTRTFDAPRALVFKAWTEPEQRARWIGPKGFTGSVLQMDLRPGGAYRFHMRSADGTDHWQQGVYREIVPPERLVCTYLWADAAGNAKGPETLLTVTFDERDGKTLLTLRQALFESVTARDAHRAGWSSSLERLAGYLAIA, from the coding sequence ATGGGCGCAAGTAGTGCTGCGATCGAAATCTCAGAACGTGAATTGGTCCTCACGCGTACCTTTGACGCGCCGCGCGCGCTGGTCTTCAAGGCCTGGACTGAGCCCGAGCAACGCGCGCGCTGGATCGGCCCGAAAGGCTTTACCGGCTCTGTCCTGCAGATGGACCTGCGACCCGGGGGCGCCTATCGCTTTCACATGCGTTCCGCCGACGGCACTGACCATTGGCAGCAAGGGGTCTATCGCGAGATCGTGCCGCCCGAGCGGCTGGTCTGCACTTATCTCTGGGCCGATGCGGCAGGCAACGCGAAAGGACCCGAAACACTACTAACTGTTACTTTCGACGAGCGCGACGGCAAAACCCTCCTGACGTTGCGTCAGGCGCTCTTCGAATCAGTCACGGCGCGCGATGCCCATCGCGCCGGCTGGAGCAGCTCGCTCGAGCGGCTCGCCGGTTACCTGGCGATTGCCTAA
- a CDS encoding metalloregulator ArsR/SmtB family transcription factor, with the protein MPSDQLSTTFAALSDPTRRAILARLAAGERSVGELAAPFAMSLPAISKHLKVLERAGLIARSRDAQWRPCRLAVAPLKDVADWLEHYRRFWEESFDRLDEYLKELKNKQNKEKKHGRK; encoded by the coding sequence ATGCCTTCCGATCAACTCAGCACCACTTTCGCGGCTTTGTCCGATCCGACGCGCCGCGCGATCCTCGCCCGCCTTGCCGCGGGCGAGCGCTCGGTGGGCGAGCTGGCCGCGCCCTTCGCAATGAGCCTGCCGGCAATCTCCAAACATCTCAAAGTGCTGGAGCGCGCCGGCCTGATCGCGCGGAGCCGCGACGCGCAGTGGCGGCCATGCCGGCTAGCGGTGGCGCCGCTCAAGGATGTTGCCGACTGGCTGGAGCACTATCGGCGCTTTTGGGAGGAAAGTTTCGATCGGCTGGACGAGTACTTGAAGGAGCTAAAGAACAAGCAGAACAAGGAGAAGAAGCATGGGCGCAAGTAG